A portion of the Deltaproteobacteria bacterium genome contains these proteins:
- a CDS encoding cytochrome c, translated as MVTRFHRRSCLYLGLALLGLTLLSGCIREEEMRLVYAQRCASCHGPAGRGNGPIAKALSAEVPDFRDTVNNLDIFDIRAVIKKGKGIMPAFEPALEKYQIQDMVRMVRFLSMEGRDLDWWEKFEPLVWAHCSVPWQYVYDTGGATRKDKSS; from the coding sequence ATGGTGACGCGCTTCCACCGGCGTTCCTGCCTCTATCTCGGCTTGGCGCTGCTGGGCCTGACGCTCCTTTCCGGCTGCATTCGGGAGGAGGAGATGCGGCTGGTCTACGCCCAGCGTTGCGCGAGCTGCCACGGCCCCGCCGGCCGGGGCAACGGCCCCATCGCCAAGGCGCTCTCCGCCGAGGTCCCCGATTTCCGCGACACGGTCAACAACCTGGATATCTTCGACATCCGCGCGGTCATCAAAAAGGGCAAGGGCATCATGCCCGCCTTCGAACCCGCCCTGGAGAAGTACCAGATCCAGGACATGGTGCGCATGGTGCGGTTCCTGAGCATGGAAGGCCGTGACCTGGATTGGTGGGAAAAGTTCGAACCCCTCGTCTGGGCTCACTGCTCGGTGCCTTGGCAGTACGTCTACGACACCGGCGGCGCCACCCGCAAGGACAAGTCGTCGTAA
- a CDS encoding MFS transporter gives MNHPATPDAKARPPLSLPFHYGWLIVAVTFFASFNGAGIRVVPTVLIHPLEADFGWTRSAITFGISINLLLYGVAAPIVGWVLDKYGPRRVMLTSLTLLSVGLLCTTLVSQLWQFWLTWGVMVGLGAGGMSGVLSASVAHRWFNARRGQAVGILSSGSSTGQIVFIPFMLWVITYTGWRTGSYILVACTGAAVLLVWMLMRDNPQDVGLEPYNQGPGAVTASPVDKTAAKTEEPKTAAPVMGIRDAIKTPTFWLLCGVFSICGGTANGLVGTHLLPHALENGFDKITVAGAIGLMGTMNIVGTLFSGWLADRVDPRKLIAGVFTLRGLSLFYLTIVDNTAGLLFFTIVYGLDWFATVPPVVMLAGQTFGKQSIGRIYGWIFLAHQVGGSAMAWGGGLLYDYVGNYEMAFFAGGWMGLMAAAFGLSIRPKKPVPPLGPTPAGAPA, from the coding sequence ATGAACCACCCCGCGACCCCGGACGCCAAGGCGCGTCCGCCCCTATCGCTGCCGTTCCACTACGGCTGGCTCATCGTGGCGGTGACCTTCTTCGCGAGCTTCAACGGCGCCGGCATCCGCGTGGTTCCCACGGTGCTGATCCATCCGCTGGAAGCCGACTTCGGCTGGACGCGGTCGGCCATCACCTTCGGCATCTCCATCAACCTCCTGCTCTACGGCGTGGCCGCCCCGATCGTAGGCTGGGTCCTGGACAAGTACGGGCCGCGCAGGGTCATGCTGACCTCGCTCACCCTGCTCTCCGTGGGTCTGCTGTGCACCACTCTCGTCTCGCAGTTGTGGCAATTCTGGTTGACCTGGGGGGTCATGGTAGGACTGGGGGCCGGCGGCATGTCCGGTGTGCTCTCGGCTTCGGTGGCGCACCGGTGGTTCAACGCCCGGCGCGGGCAAGCGGTGGGCATTCTCAGCAGCGGCAGTTCCACGGGTCAGATCGTCTTCATCCCGTTCATGCTTTGGGTGATCACCTACACCGGGTGGCGCACGGGTTCCTACATCCTGGTTGCCTGCACCGGCGCGGCCGTATTGCTGGTCTGGATGCTCATGCGCGACAATCCGCAGGACGTCGGCCTTGAGCCCTACAACCAGGGGCCCGGCGCGGTGACCGCGTCGCCGGTCGACAAGACGGCGGCCAAGACCGAGGAACCCAAGACCGCGGCGCCGGTCATGGGCATCCGGGACGCCATCAAGACTCCCACATTCTGGCTCCTGTGCGGCGTGTTCTCCATCTGTGGCGGCACGGCCAACGGCCTCGTCGGCACCCACCTGCTTCCCCATGCCCTGGAAAACGGGTTCGACAAGATCACCGTAGCTGGCGCCATCGGCCTCATGGGAACCATGAACATCGTCGGGACGCTGTTCTCGGGCTGGCTGGCGGACCGTGTCGACCCCCGGAAGCTGATCGCCGGGGTGTTCACGCTGCGGGGGTTGTCGCTGTTCTACCTGACCATTGTGGACAACACCGCCGGGCTCCTTTTCTTCACCATCGTGTACGGCCTCGACTGGTTCGCCACGGTGCCGCCCGTGGTCATGCTCGCGGGCCAGACCTTCGGCAAGCAGTCCATAGGCCGGATCTATGGTTGGATCTTCCTGGCGCACCAAGTGGGCGGATCAGCCATGGCCTGGGGCGGCGGCCTGCTCTACGACTACGTGGGCAACTACGAGATGGCGTTCTTCGCCGGCGGCTGGATGGGACTCATGGCCGCGGCCTTCGGGCTCAGCATCCGCCCGAAGAAACCCGTTCCGCCACTGGGCCCCACGCCCGCCGGGGCGCCCGCCTGA
- a CDS encoding tripartite tricarboxylate transporter substrate binding protein → MKRWIAIAVLLTLAAFAQPATVTAADFPKKNITIIVAGSPGGGFDRLARAIGRTMRKYLPEDVHVIVKNITGGGLVIGTVAMYRAKPDGYTLGHLFTDGMLGKQLISGADKTGYDVTKFVNIARVGAEPYSLIVGKNSRFHTLEDLRRAKRVKWGVEGIGVSRWIPTFVTAKELGIHMDVVSGYRGTSEGIPAMIRNDFDVYLQPIDHPTTASYIASGDVRPVLHLHNERPVNAPDTPTAQEKGIDLRLYVGRSIVAPPGLPDDRKKILEDLFMKAMTDPEYKEFLAKSKSPIVPGDSKVAQADLDNYVKTYSRYTQAMRDALPK, encoded by the coding sequence ATGAAAAGGTGGATTGCCATAGCGGTATTGTTGACTCTGGCGGCGTTCGCACAGCCGGCCACGGTGACGGCGGCGGACTTTCCCAAGAAGAACATCACCATCATCGTGGCGGGCTCGCCCGGCGGGGGCTTCGACCGGTTGGCCCGGGCCATCGGTCGCACCATGCGGAAGTACCTGCCCGAGGATGTCCATGTCATCGTGAAGAACATCACCGGCGGGGGACTGGTCATCGGCACGGTGGCCATGTACAGGGCCAAGCCCGACGGCTACACCTTGGGGCACTTGTTCACCGACGGCATGCTCGGCAAGCAGTTGATCAGCGGCGCGGACAAGACGGGCTACGACGTTACCAAGTTCGTCAACATCGCCCGGGTCGGGGCCGAGCCTTACAGCCTCATCGTCGGCAAGAACTCCCGCTTCCACACGCTGGAGGATCTCCGAAGGGCGAAACGGGTGAAGTGGGGAGTGGAAGGCATCGGCGTGTCGCGCTGGATACCGACTTTCGTGACGGCCAAGGAACTCGGCATCCACATGGATGTGGTGTCCGGTTACCGCGGTACCAGCGAAGGCATACCGGCCATGATCCGGAACGACTTCGACGTGTACCTGCAACCCATCGATCACCCCACCACGGCATCCTACATCGCGTCGGGCGACGTGAGGCCGGTCCTTCACCTGCATAACGAGAGGCCGGTGAACGCCCCGGACACGCCGACCGCCCAGGAGAAGGGGATCGACCTGCGCCTCTACGTGGGCCGCAGCATCGTGGCGCCGCCGGGCCTGCCCGACGACAGGAAGAAGATCCTGGAAGATCTGTTCATGAAGGCCATGACCGATCCGGAATACAAGGAGTTCCTGGCCAAGTCCAAGAGCCCCATCGTCCCCGGCGATTCCAAGGTGGCGCAGGCTGATCTGGACAACTACGTGAAGACCTACAGCAGGTACACCCAGGCCATGCGCGACGCGTTGCCGAAGTAG
- a CDS encoding amino acid synthesis family protein has product MEIRKIVTVVEETRRELGRPVEPATRQAAAIAVIANPYAGVHDDKLEELQQAGAELGGLLAQRAIAALGIDGAAVHSYGKAAIVGENGEREHAAAVMHPRLGRPVREIVGPARSVMPSTTKIGGPGTAIDCPLHHKDDVWKFSHFDSMQVSVPDAPRADEIVVVLAVSDSGRPFHRVGEDLAAADVMAKKE; this is encoded by the coding sequence ATGGAGATCCGCAAAATCGTCACCGTTGTCGAGGAAACCCGGCGCGAACTCGGCCGGCCGGTGGAGCCCGCGACGCGTCAGGCCGCGGCCATCGCCGTCATCGCCAACCCCTACGCCGGAGTCCACGACGACAAACTCGAAGAGCTGCAGCAGGCGGGTGCGGAACTCGGCGGGCTGCTCGCCCAACGCGCCATCGCCGCGCTGGGGATCGACGGCGCGGCCGTCCACAGCTACGGCAAGGCCGCCATCGTCGGCGAGAACGGCGAGCGCGAGCACGCCGCCGCGGTGATGCACCCGCGCCTCGGCCGGCCCGTGCGCGAGATCGTCGGGCCGGCGCGCTCGGTGATGCCCTCCACCACCAAGATCGGCGGTCCCGGGACCGCCATCGATTGCCCGCTGCACCACAAGGACGACGTCTGGAAGTTCAGCCACTTCGACTCCATGCAGGTCTCCGTGCCCGACGCCCCGCGCGCCGACGAGATCGTGGTGGTCCTGGCCGTCAGCGACTCGGGCCGCCCCTTCCACCGGGTCGGCGAGGACCTGGCCGCCGCCGACGTGATGGCGAAGAAGGAATAG
- a CDS encoding amidohydrolase family protein, which produces MSRVVIDVHAHFTPPEWIQGMRRAGAGHGCHIEEDASGRLSLRVGDGRPAALQPFLSDLPARVSTMRTRGLDRQVLSPPMTIVTYQLESVHGQAVARLFNETNAEAARGEPGLIPVATIPMQSSRAAVEELRYAVDALGIRMVEIGTHINGTNLDDEAFRPFFECAADLGVLVQLHPHRVAAAERLSRHYMNNLVGNPVDTAIAAASLILGGVMERFPSLNICLVHGGGALPYLLGRVIHGHGAVDAARAVPGNPETYFRRFYFDTILHDPRMLAFLCQLAGEERLLLGTDYPYDMGETDPLGLLERAGLGESDAVCGGNAARLLGLDAPPRHPDPGSGPG; this is translated from the coding sequence ATGTCACGGGTAGTCATCGACGTCCACGCCCACTTCACCCCGCCCGAGTGGATCCAGGGAATGCGCCGGGCCGGCGCCGGCCATGGCTGCCACATCGAGGAGGACGCGTCGGGCCGCCTGTCCCTGCGTGTCGGGGACGGCCGTCCCGCGGCGCTGCAGCCGTTTCTTTCGGACCTGCCGGCGCGGGTGAGCACCATGCGGACGCGGGGGCTCGACCGCCAGGTGTTGTCGCCGCCCATGACCATCGTGACCTACCAGTTGGAAAGCGTGCACGGGCAGGCGGTGGCGCGGCTGTTCAACGAGACCAACGCCGAGGCGGCGCGCGGCGAGCCGGGGTTGATCCCGGTGGCCACGATTCCCATGCAGTCGAGCCGGGCCGCGGTGGAGGAACTCCGCTACGCGGTGGACGCGCTGGGCATCCGCATGGTGGAGATCGGCACCCACATCAACGGGACCAACCTGGACGACGAGGCGTTCCGGCCATTCTTCGAGTGCGCCGCCGACCTGGGCGTGTTGGTGCAACTGCATCCGCACCGCGTGGCCGCGGCGGAGCGGCTGAGCCGGCACTACATGAACAACCTCGTGGGCAATCCCGTGGACACCGCCATCGCCGCGGCATCCCTGATCCTGGGCGGCGTGATGGAACGCTTCCCGTCCCTCAACATCTGCCTGGTGCACGGCGGCGGCGCCCTGCCCTATCTCCTGGGCCGCGTCATCCACGGCCATGGCGCGGTGGACGCGGCGCGCGCGGTGCCGGGCAATCCGGAAACGTATTTCCGCCGCTTCTACTTCGACACCATCCTGCACGACCCGCGCATGCTCGCGTTCCTGTGCCAGCTTGCCGGCGAGGAACGTCTCCTGCTGGGCACGGACTATCCCTACGACATGGGCGAGACGGATCCACTGGGGCTGCTGGAGCGCGCCGGGTTGGGCGAATCGGACGCGGTTTGCGGAGGGAACGCGGCGCGGCTCCTGGGACTGGATGCCCCACCCCGCCACCCGGACCCCGGATCAGGTCCGGGGTGA
- a CDS encoding cytochrome c — protein sequence MRAGQRTLAYLLAGLVPMLLAWAPGTGAADDPVARGAYLARAGLCIACHTDFKNKGGELAGGYAIEVPFGTIYSTNITPDPETGIGGWSDEEFLRAMRQGIGRDGEHLFPAFPYTSFTHMTDEDILALKAYLSTVKPVRKENRAPELTTPFGWRFLLAGWKWRYFEEGPWTSDPSKPVQWNRGAYLVNAVVHCGECHTPRDWAGGLDRELFMAGSADGPEGETAPNITAHNETGAGDWSVEDMVELLKSSYKPDGDNVQGLMERVIIHGYEHMTDEDLTAVAVYLRSLPPIENRIE from the coding sequence ATGCGCGCCGGTCAACGCACCTTGGCATATCTGCTCGCCGGGTTGGTGCCGATGCTCCTGGCGTGGGCGCCGGGCACCGGCGCCGCGGACGATCCCGTGGCGCGGGGCGCGTACCTCGCCCGCGCCGGGCTGTGCATCGCCTGTCACACCGATTTCAAGAACAAGGGCGGGGAGCTTGCCGGGGGCTACGCCATCGAGGTCCCCTTCGGCACCATCTACAGCACCAACATCACGCCGGACCCGGAGACCGGCATCGGCGGCTGGAGCGACGAAGAGTTCCTCAGGGCCATGCGCCAGGGCATCGGCCGCGACGGCGAGCACCTGTTTCCGGCCTTTCCCTACACCTCGTTCACGCACATGACCGACGAGGATATCCTCGCTCTCAAGGCCTACCTGTCCACGGTGAAGCCCGTGCGCAAGGAAAACCGCGCGCCCGAGTTGACCACGCCCTTCGGCTGGCGCTTTCTGCTGGCGGGATGGAAGTGGCGCTATTTCGAGGAGGGCCCGTGGACGTCCGATCCGAGCAAGCCGGTTCAGTGGAACCGCGGCGCCTATCTGGTCAACGCCGTCGTCCACTGCGGCGAGTGCCACACGCCGCGGGACTGGGCCGGCGGACTCGACCGGGAGCTGTTCATGGCCGGCAGCGCCGACGGCCCCGAGGGCGAGACCGCCCCCAACATCACCGCGCACAACGAGACCGGGGCGGGCGACTGGTCGGTGGAGGACATGGTGGAGCTATTGAAGAGCAGCTACAAGCCCGACGGCGACAACGTCCAGGGCCTCATGGAGCGGGTCATCATCCATGGCTACGAGCACATGACCGACGAAGACCTCACCGCCGTCGCGGTCTACCTGCGCTCGCTGCCGCCCATCGAGAACCGCATCGAGTAG
- a CDS encoding Xaa-Pro peptidase family protein encodes MACDPNYLSFSDAEYERRHAAVKARMDRMGLDAVVFYGSRAAPDIHYLCNWLTTSEAYFIYPGAGEPTLFVQLSNHLPNARRMALIDDVRFGGSSPTGSVDSVPRVLENLKDRGLEKGSVGLCGSVPYRHYLRLVEALPGVKWSDFSAEMRDQRQVKSDEEIERLRQASAMSDDSVAALAEHARPGIPEHELARIVEDVYLGKGGINGIHFMITTSMHDPKGGVPQQHLSNRILRKGDVLVTEISTNYAGYTGQVLRTFTIGEDPTPEYQRLHDTAMEAFDRIAGVIKAGAGTEEVLQAADVVHERGFTVYDDVVHGASQLPPILRTHKTQRGVPPDFRFQTNMCLVIQPNVVTDDGLRGVQFGEMMRVTDTGLENMHDCPRQLFVCRNG; translated from the coding sequence ATGGCTTGTGATCCCAACTACCTGAGTTTTTCCGACGCGGAGTACGAACGCCGCCACGCGGCGGTCAAGGCGCGCATGGACCGCATGGGCCTGGACGCCGTGGTCTTCTACGGCAGCCGCGCGGCGCCGGACATCCACTACCTGTGCAACTGGCTCACCACCAGCGAGGCCTACTTCATCTACCCGGGCGCGGGCGAGCCCACGCTGTTCGTCCAGTTGTCCAACCATCTGCCCAACGCCAGGCGCATGGCCCTCATCGACGACGTGCGCTTCGGCGGCTCGAGCCCCACGGGCTCGGTGGATTCGGTGCCGCGGGTGCTGGAGAACCTGAAGGACCGCGGGCTCGAGAAGGGCTCGGTGGGCCTGTGCGGCAGCGTTCCCTACCGCCACTACCTGCGGCTGGTGGAAGCGTTGCCGGGCGTGAAGTGGTCGGACTTCAGCGCCGAGATGCGCGACCAGCGCCAGGTCAAGAGCGACGAGGAGATCGAGCGGCTGCGCCAAGCCTCGGCCATGAGCGACGACTCGGTGGCGGCCCTGGCCGAGCACGCGCGCCCCGGCATCCCGGAGCACGAGCTGGCGCGCATCGTCGAGGACGTCTACCTGGGAAAGGGCGGCATCAACGGCATCCACTTCATGATCACCACCTCCATGCATGACCCCAAGGGCGGCGTGCCGCAGCAGCACCTGTCCAACCGCATCCTGCGGAAGGGCGACGTGCTCGTCACGGAGATCAGCACCAACTACGCCGGCTACACCGGACAGGTGCTGCGCACCTTCACCATCGGCGAGGATCCCACGCCCGAGTATCAACGGCTCCACGACACCGCGATGGAGGCCTTCGACCGCATCGCCGGCGTCATCAAGGCGGGCGCCGGGACCGAAGAGGTGCTCCAGGCCGCGGACGTGGTGCACGAACGCGGCTTCACCGTGTATGACGACGTGGTCCACGGCGCCAGCCAGTTGCCGCCGATCCTGCGCACGCACAAGACCCAACGCGGCGTGCCGCCGGACTTCCGCTTCCAGACGAACATGTGCCTCGTCATCCAGCCCAACGTCGTCACCGATGACGGGTTGCGCGGCGTCCAGTTCGGCGAGATGATGCGCGTGACGGATACCGGACTGGAGAACATGCACGACTGCCCGAGGCAGCTCTTCGTGTGCCGCAACGGGTGA
- a CDS encoding MFS transporter, which produces MITTPDMSKPRPRKPLNVRFFYGWVVVATTFTASLLAAGIRAAPQTFVRPLEADFGWSRGAINAAVSINLVLYGAIGPFAGRFQDRRGPRLVMLAALTLLAVGAGATAFINELWQFLVVWGLIVGTGAGGISSVLAASVAHRWFVRHRGVVLGLLNSAGSTGQLIFIPVVLSLIVAWGWRVAAMALSGVAVVAFLLVWWLMRNDPAEMGEEALGESEANAAAAAKPGGAALVTSTTVRDALRTRTFWLLAGAYAICGGTSNGLIGANMIPHALDIGISHQVASITVGIMAGLNFVGTMGAGWLCDRMDPRKVLAWIYALRAVSLFILPSVTGPAGMFLFAVIYGLDWFATVPPVVAIAGNTFGKNSVGSIYGLIFLAHQLGGAAMAQGSGIAYDVFGDYVPSFLTGAVLAVLAAIMSMAITKEGSQPRLLPPPRPGLATT; this is translated from the coding sequence CCGCGCCGCAGACCTTCGTGCGGCCGCTGGAGGCGGACTTCGGCTGGAGCCGCGGCGCGATCAACGCCGCCGTGTCCATCAACCTGGTGCTCTACGGCGCCATCGGCCCCTTCGCCGGGCGCTTCCAGGACCGCCGGGGACCGCGGCTGGTGATGCTCGCGGCGCTGACACTGTTGGCGGTGGGGGCGGGAGCCACCGCGTTCATCAACGAACTATGGCAGTTTCTGGTGGTGTGGGGCCTGATCGTCGGCACCGGCGCGGGCGGCATTTCGTCGGTGCTGGCGGCCAGCGTCGCCCACCGCTGGTTCGTGCGCCATCGCGGCGTGGTGCTGGGCCTGCTGAACAGCGCCGGCTCCACCGGACAGCTCATCTTCATCCCGGTGGTGCTGAGCCTCATCGTGGCCTGGGGCTGGCGCGTGGCGGCCATGGCCCTTTCGGGTGTGGCGGTGGTGGCCTTCCTGCTGGTGTGGTGGCTCATGCGCAACGACCCCGCCGAGATGGGGGAGGAGGCGCTGGGCGAGTCGGAGGCCAACGCCGCCGCGGCCGCGAAACCGGGCGGCGCGGCGCTGGTGACGAGCACCACGGTGCGGGACGCGCTCCGGACGCGCACCTTCTGGCTCCTGGCCGGCGCCTACGCCATCTGCGGCGGGACCTCCAACGGTCTCATCGGGGCCAACATGATCCCGCACGCCCTCGACATCGGCATCAGCCACCAGGTGGCCAGCATCACCGTGGGGATCATGGCCGGCCTGAACTTCGTCGGTACCATGGGGGCCGGGTGGCTCTGTGACCGCATGGACCCGCGCAAGGTGCTGGCCTGGATCTATGCGTTGCGGGCGGTGTCGCTGTTCATCCTGCCGTCGGTCACCGGCCCCGCGGGCATGTTCCTCTTCGCCGTGATCTACGGCCTGGACTGGTTCGCGACGGTGCCGCCGGTGGTCGCCATCGCCGGCAACACCTTCGGCAAGAACTCGGTGGGCAGCATCTACGGCCTGATCTTCCTGGCGCACCAACTGGGCGGCGCCGCCATGGCCCAGGGCAGCGGCATCGCGTACGATGTGTTCGGCGACTACGTGCCTTCGTTCCTCACCGGCGCGGTGCTGGCCGTGCTGGCCGCAATCATGTCGATGGCCATCACGAAGGAAGGGTCGCAGCCGAGACTGCTGCCTCCGCCGAGGCCCGGACTGGCCACCACGTAG